The following proteins come from a genomic window of Dreissena polymorpha isolate Duluth1 chromosome 1, UMN_Dpol_1.0, whole genome shotgun sequence:
- the LOC127852452 gene encoding intraflagellar transport protein 20 homolog, translated as MADEALSRAGLHFDELNKIRVLEPEVQQQTAELKEECKEFVDKIGDFQKIVGTFIDVVDNVSKEVEKEKMKAIGSRNLLKSIAKQREAQQQQLQALIAERKMQLERLRIQYENLQKEESEQNEFIEQFILQK; from the exons ATGGCAGATGAAGCGCTTTCTCGAGCTGGACTTCACTTCGACGagttaaataagattcgagttcTTGAGCCAGAAGTACAACAACAGACGGCTGAACTTAAAGAAGAATGTAAAGAATTTGTTGACA aaattggCGACTTTCAGAAAATAGTGGGAACATTTATTGATGTTGTGGACAATGTTTCCAAAGAAgttgaaaaagaaaaaatgaaG GCCATAGGATCTCGTAACCTGTTGAAGTCCATAGCCAAGCAGCGGGAGGCACAGCAACAACAGCTGCAGGCCTTGATAGCAGAGCGCAAGATGCAGCTGGAGCG GTTACGAATACAGTATGAAAATCTTCAAAAAGAAGAGAGCGAACAAAATGAATTTATAGAACAGTTTATTCTACAGAAATAA